A single Hyperolius riggenbachi isolate aHypRig1 chromosome 12, aHypRig1.pri, whole genome shotgun sequence DNA region contains:
- the LOC137540766 gene encoding manganese-dependent ADP-ribose/CDP-alcohol diphosphatase-like, whose translation MEEHEELTEDLLEVQKPHFSFGVIADIQYANKPNGPSHWKTMRYYQQSLHHLQEAIKEWNQEEPPPQFVLQLGDIIDSFNRRYGLSQEALGVVLKHVSQAKMPFHHIWGNHELYNFNRDSLRDSRLNTEPVQEKQGDECGGSHSENPNNADYYAYHFSPHSKFCFIFVDTYDLSVLGRRQDCQRYLDSWDFVDQVMEDQNGLDDRHLVEFNGGMGVEQLSWLDERLGYCDRHDERAIVAGHVPVHPKAKRSDCLAWNYRDILRVLQSHRSVVAYFAGHDHSGGYHLDSRGIHHITMEGVVESPPDSNAFGTVDVYEDRMVLRGRGRVRSRHLMFSEKRRLEEPLVSLR comes from the exons ATGGAGGAACATGAAGAATTGACAGAAGATCTCCTCGAAGTACAAAAGCCACATTTTTCTTTTGGGGTGATAGCAGACATCCAGTACGCCAACAAACCCAATGGACCGAGCCACTGGAAGACCATGCGATACTATCAGCAAAGCCTCCACCACCTCCAGGAGGCCATTAAAGAGTGGAACCAGGAGGAGCCTCCACCCCAGTTTGTGCTGCAGCTCGGCGATATTATCGATAGTTTCAACAGACGTTATGGTTTGTCGCAAGAGGCCCTCGGGGTGGTTCTAAAACATGTTAGCCAAGCAAAAATGCCTTTTCACCACATCTGGGGGAACCATGAGCTCTACAACTTTAACCGGGACTCTCTGAGAGATTCAAGACTCAATACTGAACCGGTTCAGGAGAAGCAGGGCGATGAGTGTGGGGGAAGCCACAGCGAAAACCCAAACAATGCCGATTATTATGCCTATCACTTCAGTCCTCACTCAAAGTTCTGCTTCATCTTCGTTGACACCTACGACTTAAGCGTTCTCGGCAGAAGGCAGGACTGCCAGCGGTATCTTGATTCCTGGGACTTCGTTGACCAAGTTATGGAAGACCAAAATG GTTTGGATGACAGACACTTGGTGGAGTTTAATGGTGGAATGGGGGTGGAGCAGCTGTCCTGGCTGGATGAACGGCTTGGTTACTGCGACAGACACGATGAGAGGGCGATTGTAGCCG GTCACGTTCCCGTCCATCCTAAGGCGAAACGTAGCGACTGCTTGGCGTGGAACTACAGAGACATCCTGCGGGTGCTGCAGTCACACCGCAGTGTGGTGGCATACTTTGCAGGCCACGACCACAGCGGAGGCTACCACCTGGACTCCCGTGGCATCCATCACATCACCATGGAGGGGGTGGTGGAGTCCCCGCCGGACTCCAATGCGTTTGGGACGGTGGACGTGTACGAGGACAGGATGGTCctgcgggggagggggagggtgagGAGTCGCCATCTGATGTTTTCGGAgaaaaggcggctggaggaacctCTCGTGTCTCTCCGCTGA